A segment of the Agrobacterium tumefaciens genome:
TCCGCAAAACGTTGCCCCATGGCCTCCGGCTCAACCTTGTAGAAAAAGTCGCCAGACTGACCGAGATCGTTGATGGATGTCGCCATGGACGAAAGCGGACGCTGAAACATCTTGGAAGGTACGGAAAGATGTTTTGCACTTTCCGAAAATGCAGGCGCCATGAAATCGATCGCCCATCCATCCGCTTCAACCCAGCAATGGAAGTTTTCGCCAGCACCGGTCACATAACCGTCCTCACGATGATCCCCGAACAGGATGAGCGTTCCGCCGAGATTATAGGCAGCGAGGCCGCCCTTGGGCACGGCCTTGATCTTGTACTGCTGCTGGAGAATGAACGCGCCAAACGTGCTGAAATACATGCACGCCGTTGCCGGATCAGCGTTTTCATTGATGAGCAGGCTGTTGATGACGCGGTAAATCCGGTGGTAGTCGCTCTGCTTAATCAACATGGTCTTTCACTCGCAGTTCTACGTCGACGATAGAGCCGTCAACCAGGCCCATCGTCCGGTGCGATTGTTCAATCTCGTCTGAGAGCATCCCCGCCTTCAATGCGAGGATGCATCAATCTTCGATCCGATCAGCGCTTCTTCTTCGCCTTGCCTTCGAACGGGTTGTCAGAGCCGCGGTAATGCACACGGATCGGGACGCCCGGCATGTCGAAATCCTTGCGCAGGCCGTTCACCAGATAACGCGTATAGCTTTCCGGAATAGCTTCCGGGCGTGTGCATGAAATCATGAAGGCCGGCGGACGCGCCTTCACCTGCGTCATGTATTTCAGTCTCAGGCGGCGACCGGAAACGGCTGGCGGCGGATGCTGCGTCGTCTGCGCATCCAGCCAGCGATTGAGCCTTGCCGTCGAGATACGACGGTTCCAGACCTTATCCGTATCGATGATGTTCTGCATCAGCCGGTCGAGACCATACCCGGTCTGGCCGGAGATCGGCACGGCGCGAATACCACGCGCCTGCGGCAGAAGCCGCTCGGTCTTTTCACGCAGATCGGCGAGATAGGCCTGCGGATCTTCGACGAGATCCCACTTGTTGAAAGCAAGAACTGCGGCGCGTCCCTCGCGGATCACGAGATCGACAAGCTGCAAGTCCTGCTTTTCGAAAGGAATGGTGGAATCGAAAACGATAACAACCGTTTCGGCAAAGCGGATCGAGCGCAGGGAATCGGCGACCGAAAGCTTCTCCAGCTTCTCCGTCACCTTCGCCTTGCGGCGCATACCAGCCGTGTCGAACATCTTGATGGTGCGGCCGCGCCAGTCCCACTCGACCGAGATACTGTCGCGGGTAATACCGGCTTCCGGACCGGTCAGCAAACGGTCTTCGCCGAGGAAACGATTGATGAGCGTGGACTTGCCCGCATTCGGACGACCGATGATGGCGACGCGAAGCGGCTTCGTGTCGTCGTAAACCGGCTCTTCGTCCTCATCGTCTTCGTCACCAAATTCGTTGTGCGAAAGAACGATGTTGGTTTCCGCCTCATCCACCTCTGGCGGGAACGCCACATCTTCGCCGATCGCGGCGACGATGGCGTCGCGCAGGTCGATCATGCCCTGGCCATGCTCGGCAGAGATCGGGCAAGGATCGCCGAGACCCAATGTGAAGGCATCGTAAAAGCCGCCGTCAGAACCGCGTGCTTCCGACTTGTTCGCCACGAGAACAACAGGCTTGCCGCGACGACGCAGCATTTCCGCAAGCGTTTCATCAGCCGGCGTCAAACCCGCCTTGGCATCGACAACAAAAAGCGAAACATCCGCTTCCTCGATGGCCGCTTCGGTCTGCGCCCACATGCGGCCTTGCAGCGTCTCGGGACCCGATTGCTCCAGACCAGCGGTATCGATGATGGTGAAACGCAGATCGACGAGCTTCGCCTCGCCGGGGCGGCGGTCACGGGTCACGCCTGGCGTGTCGTCCACAAGCGCCAGCTTCTTTCCGACCAGACGGTTGAAAAGCGTGGACTTTCCGACATTGGGGCGCCCGACTATGGCGACGGTGAAGTTCATTGATCGTAGTTCCTTGAAGGTGGAAAAGCTCTATTACGAAGCTTTGCCCGAAGCGGTGATATTGTCGAGCATGATCTGCGCACGATTGGTGACGTTACGCGGTGCCTGTGCATCCGTCACGATCTGCTCGAACCATTGTTTTGCCTTGGCGAAGTCGCCCGCCTTGTAAGCGGAGAGACCCAGAGCCTCACGTGCGGAAGCGCGCATCGTCTGGGCTTCGCCGCTCAGCGGTTCCGCCAGCGCAGCAACCTGATCATAGGTGCCGTTATCGACCAGCAACCATGCAGCGCGAACCTTTGCCGTATCGCGGAACACCTGCGGTGCAGACGTGTCGTTGCCGATATCGGTAAAAGCGGCGATGGCACCTGCTGCATCGCCCTTTTGCGACAGCAGCGTCGCCGAACGGAATTTCGCCAGAACCGGATAATTGCCGTGGCCGGATGTCTCCAGATCCGTGAATGCCTTCAGCGCCTCGTCCGTCTTGTTTTCGGAAGCAAGCTTCAAGGCTGCAAGGAACTGATCGCCGGAGTTGGATGCACGGCTGGTATTCCAATATTCGTAGATACCTGCACCGGCAGCCCCCAGCACGATCAGGACCGCGCTTCCCACGACCACAATCCCGTAGCGGCCCCAGAAATTGGACAAGCGTTCCGAACGGATCTGCTCGTTCACTTCGCGGATAAAGGTATCATTTTCGTTTGCCATCGAATTCTCCGTTATCCACCCGGAAAGGTCGCTACGACCAACCCGTCGGCGGACATGCCAAGGCGCGCTGCCGGGAGCCAGTAAAAAAGGCCCACCAAGCTATGGTCGGCCTTCTAGAGCGTTTTCGCCTTATATGTAAGGGGGAAACGTCGATTTCCTACATCGCAAGCGGTTGCACGCCGATCAACCATTCGTGCAACTTGAATATGAAAGCTGCCCAGAGCGCAACACCACCGATAACGGCGATGATATCGTAGCGACCCGACACGAATGGACGCACCACCTTCTCCCCTGCCCGCTCACGTCGCTTGAGAGAAATTCTGAGCACCACACCCCAGGCAAGAAACGATGCGAAGAGCAGGATGGAAGACGTCTCACCGTTCGCGAGAAGATGTGCCAGCGCCCAGATTTTCACGGCCAGAACCAGCGGATGTTTTGATTTCGTGGCAATGTGCCCGGCTGGAAGAAGGCTCGCCACAAGACAGATCATCGAGAGCAGCATCAGCGTCAGCGCGATATGGCTCATCCAGATTGGCGGATACCAGAGCATTCCGGTTTCCTGCCGTGCCTCACCAAAACCGTAGACGAGGAGAACGATGGCAAGAAGACTGACGAGCGAGTAAAGCCCCCTGAACGGGCCCTGACCAAGCCGCGCAATCATGCTGGCCCGGAACCCGGGCGCAATCACGCTGAGCGAATGCGTCAGGAAAAAGAAGATAAGACAGAGTACGAAAAAGAGCATGGAGCAATTTCCCCTGATGTCCGCGAACGCCGGACTGCGACAAGCCGATGAACGGAATTAGGACGAAAGCTGTAAAAAAGCCAGATTATTCAAAGCTTCGCCTTATTCCGGCGGCAAAAGGCCACAGTGTTTGATAGTCCGGATACCCGATGATTTCCCGTTTTGCCGCCATTTCACTGTCGTTCTGCATCGCCGCCCCGGCCTTCGCCCAGGTTGATGAGAAGCCCAAACAGCTCGTCATCGTGTCTTTCGATGGCGCTGGAGACAACACGCTGTGGGACCGGAGCCGGGCGACGGCAAAAGAAACCGGCGCACACTTCACCTATTTTCTTGCCTGTACCCTGGTGATGGATCGCAAGACCAGCGCCAAGACCTATCAGGCGCCCGGCCAGAAGGCCGGTCGGTCGAATGTCGGTTTCGGACAGTCGATCGACGACGTCGAGACACGTCTGAGAAACATCTGGACAGCCTCGCAGGAAGGCCACGAAATCGGCAACCACACCTGTGGCCATTTCGATGGCGGGCAATGGACGACAGAGCAGTGGGACGCGGAGTTCACGACCTTTACCAGCACGCTGGAAAACGCCTGGCAGATGATTGGCAAGAAGGGCGAGGAACCCGAGGGATGGCGCGACATGGTGCGCAAGATCAACGGTTTTCGCGCGCCCTATCTTTCACAGGGTGAAGCCTTGACGGCCGCACAGAAAAAACACGGCTTCGTCTATGACGCCACCAGTATTACCAAAGGGCCGGAATGGCCGGTGGAACGCGAAGGCATCGAGCATTTCGGCCTGCCGCTTATTCCAGAGGGCCCAAGCAATCGACCGATCATAGGCATGGACTACAACCTGTTTGTTCGCCACTCCATCGGTGTCGAGACACCCGATCGCTCCAAGGAATTCGAAGAGCGCGCCTACACCGCGTTCCGCAACGCCTTCAACAAGCAATATAACGGCGAGCGCATTCCCCTGCAGCTCGGTTTCCATTTCGTCAAAATGAATGGCGGTGCCTATTGGAACGCCTTTGAGCGATTGCTGCGCGAGGTCTGCAAGAAAGACGATGTCGCCTGTGTCAGCTACGCACAGGCAATGCCGATGATCGAGGCACGCCAGAAACACAAGACGGAAGGGTAAAACCCAACCGGTTACAAAAAGGGCGGCCAATCGGCCGCCCTTTTGTTTTCGTCACGGCCGGTTGGCGGCCATTTCACCCTCTTCAGCCTCACGCTGCAGATAACGCTCGTCGATATCGGGCAGGGGCTGGTCATCGATTGCCGCTTCGAAGGCGACCAGACGTTTGCGGATCGACAGAAGCTCGATGATCGTCGACCAGGAGCTGACGAGATACTGGAAGCTGTCGCTGACCTGACCGAACGCCGTGGCGATCTGCTGCCATACACCCATGGTGATCTTCGCTGCCACGATGGTCGGGATCAACATGAAGGTCAGGATGATCGCATCGAGCTGGCCAAAGGTGTAGCGAGCGACGTTGAAATAGAGATAGTGCCAGTACATGCGGAAATAGTTCTTGCGCACATTGGCGAACAGCTCACGCATGGTTGGCGGCTGGGCACGGTCGCCATGGTCTTCGCCATAGACAAGCTCCTTGCGGAACGCTGCCTCGACGCGCTGGTTGCGGAACTGCAGGCCAGGAAGCTTGATACCGACAACGGCAAGAAGCACGGTGCCGAAGACGGACCACAACAGGGCAAGCCAGAACAACGAATGCGGGATCGCGCCGAGGAACGGCAATTCGGTGACATGCGCCGACATCTGGAACAGCAGCGGCAGGAAGACGACCAGGGTCATGACCGAGTTGATCAGGACAACGCCAAGGCCTTCAACGATCGATGCAAACCGCATCGTATCTTCCTGCACACGCTGGGAAGCACCCTCGATATGGCGAAGCTTGTCCCATTTCGACAGGTAGAAATCGTTCATCGCAGTACGCCAACGGAAGACATAGTGGCTGGTGAAGAACGCCGTGGTGACGTTCATCGCCACGCCAACCATGCCGATTTCCAGGAAGCGCAATTGGAGTGCATAGAACTGGCTTGCCTCGATCCCCGGCTGCCCTTCCAGCGCGCGCTGGAAAAGATCGAAGAACGGGCCGCGCCAGTTGTTGATCGCAACGGAAACCTGAACTGCGAAATAGGCGATGAAGATGATGAAGGCCGAACCCCAGATCGACCAGTTGGTCCAGGGGTGGTCTTTGGCAAGGATCTGCCACGTCACGCCGAATATCGCGACGAAAATCGTGAAGTAGAGATAGAACCAGACGTTATCACGGGAAAAGAAATACGCGATGCCAAGAGGTGCCGTTTCGCCCGGAGCCAAGGGCGGCATGCCAAGGGCGGCGCCCAATTGTGGACCGATGCTGTACCACACGGCAATGCACACGACGGTCCACAATGCCGCTGAGGTAAAAAACAGCTTCGGTTTGGGAAAGAAGGAATGAAACACGTTTTTAGTCCACGCGCGTTTGAGATCGGCCATTATTGGCGAAGCACTTGTTGGCGCGAACCTAGGGCAGAAATTTGTGCACAGCAACGCCGAAGCGCTCACCTTAACAATATGTAAGGCATATCAGCCGTGTGAAGGGCTTTTCAGCGCCTCGCGTCGGCTGCGAGAACAGGCAACATCAGAAGAATGCTGACACCGAGAATGCATGTAGCAAGAATCGAGGGGGCCGTGAAATTTCCTGTCGCCTCAGCAATCCATCCGGCGGCAAGCGGGCCAATGATCTGACCCGTTCCGAAAGCTGCCGTCATGAAGGCGAAGGCGCGTCGGGGGCTACCAGCCGCAAATTCGCGTCCGAGCTGCAGCCCGTACGCTGTGATGACCATGAAGGTCAGACCAAGCAGCAGGCCACCCGTGAGAACACCTGCAACGGGCGGCAACATCACCGATCCAAGGACGCCGACCGCCTCCACCGCCAACACGATCACAAATGCGCGCTTCAGCCCTTGAGCCTTCAATACCGGTTTCCACAGGAACAACGAGATCGCCGCAGCGCAGCCGGTCACAAACCAGGCCAGAAACTCCACGAAAGCACCGGCTGACGCCATGCGCGCGATGGCGACGATAAAGGTCGCGGTTATGACGTAGCCAAAGCCGAACAGACCGTAAGCAAGCGTGGTCAAAACCAGTGGCCGTTTCCATTGAAGCGGCGGCTCGGCGGCGGCAGACGCATGCCGGGGCGGTCCTGCAGGCAGAACACGCCAGACGATGACCAGAGTTGCGAACGTAAAGATGGCACCGGCAACCCATTCCTGTCGCCAGGACGCGCCGCTGCCATGAAAAACAACACCAATCAGGTAAACGACAAGCGACGAAATGGCGATGCCTGCACCGACGCCGCCAAAATGCAGTGCCTGGATATGGTCTTTGCCGGCCTGCATCGCATGACCGATGACGATCTGCGAGGTGAAGATCATGGTGAAAGCGCTGGCGAGACCGGCAAGGAAACGAATGACTGTGAAAGCTGCAACACTATCGAAAACAGCCATGGCGAACAGCAGGACACCGGTTGCCAGCAGACCGGAAAGAGCGACCAGACGCTCTCGTCCCTCTGCCCATGAATAGGCCGCCAGGATGGCGCCCGCCAGATATCCGGCGAAATTGCCGGCCGCGATCACGCCAGCATCTGAGGCCGACAGCGGAATGTCCGCCATCATCCCCGGGAGAATGGGGGTGAAGGAAAAGCGGCCGAAACCCATGGCCGATGCCATCATCAACGCGCCGCTGAAACCAAGCGCGACAAGCCGCCTGTTCGAAATATGGTCTGAGGAGGTCATGGACGGCTTATCGCAGCCGCCCAGCCAACCCACAAACAAGTTATTTTGATTGCGCCAATAACGCGTTTTGATCGATCACTCGACAAGCGTCAGAACGAGCGGACCATTTTTCGTCGCAACGACAGTGTGCTCGTACTGAACCGTCGGGGCGCTCGGATCACTAAAGAGCGTCCATGGATCATCATCACCGTCTTCGGCCCAATAGGCGCCCATCGACAGGAACGGCTCCACGGTGAACACCACACCTTCCTGCATGATGCGTCGCTCCGCTTTGTCCGGCCAGGTCGCAAGTTCTTTCGGCTCCTCGTGCAGCGAGCGACCGATGCCGTGGCTGGCAAGATTGGTAATCAACGTATAGCGGTTCTTCTTCGCAAACGAGCCGATTGCATTGCCGATATCGGCGAAAGGACGCCCGGTCTTTACCTGCTGAAGCCCAGTCCACATTGCCCGCTTGCCATCACGGCAAAGCCGCTCAATCTCTTTCTTGACCGGCGGCACGGCGAACGACGAACCCGTATCGCCGAAAAAGCCGTTTTTCACGGCCGAAACATCGATATTGACGAGATCACCCGCCTTTATGATGCGCGGACCTGGAATGCCATGCGCCACTTCCTCGTTGACGCTGATGCAGGTGGCACCCGGAAACTGGTAGCAGAATTCCGGTGCCGATTGTGCACCATTGTCTTCCAGCACCTTGCGACCGATCGCATCCAGCTCCGCGGTGGTGATGCCAGGCTCAAGCGCATCAGCCATCGTCTGCATCGCAAGCGCGCAAACCCGGCCGACATCCTTCAGCATCTCCAGTTCTTCGTCGGTGGATATGACCATTTTTCCGTCCGTATTCTTGTAAGCGATGTCCTCCTGGGGCACCGCCATCATCGTCAATCAGGCTGTGGCTTTCACCGGATCAGCGCTGCCAGTCAATTCTTTTCTGACGATCGGGGCGACTTTCGTGCCGTAAAGCTCGATACCGCGCATGATCTGGTCATGCGGCATGAGCCCGATGGCCATCTGCAAAAGGAAGCGATCATTCTTGAAGAGACCATGCGCCTTGATGATCTTTTCCGCCACCTGCTCGGGTTCACCGAGGAAGAGGTTGCCTTCAGCCCCACGCGCTGCGTCGAAATGGGCACGGCTCGTCGGCCCCCACCCCCGCTCGCGACCGAGACGGTTCATAACCTCCGCCTGCGGACCATAAAACTGATCGGCGGCCTTCTCGGTGGTATCGGCAATAAAACCATGGACGTTGATGCTGGTCCGCAATTTCGTCTTGTCCTGCCCTGCGCGGCGAGCCGCCTCGTAATAGAGATCGAATAACGGTGCGAAACGACGATATTCGCCGCCGATGATCGCAAGCGCGACCGGCAATCCCATCGCACCTGCGCGTGCGACCGACTGCGGCGTACCGCCAACGGCGATCCAGACAGGCAGCTTCTCCTGTAACGGACGCGGATAGACACCACGTCCGTTGATCGGCGCGCGCTTGGCACCGCTCCAGGAAATGACCTCCTGCTCGCGCAACGCCAGCAGCAGGTCGAGCTTTTCGGTGAACAGCTCGTCATAATCTTCCAGATTGTAGCCGAACAGCGGATAGGATTCGATGAAGGAGCCCCGCCCTGCCATGATCTCGGCGCGACCATTCGAGAGCAGATCGACAGTCGAAAATTGCTGAAAGACCCTGACCGGATCATCAGAACTGAGCACGCTCACGGCGCTCGTCAGCCGGATGTTTTTCGTTTTCACCGCAGCAGCCGCAAGCACGGTGGATGGTGAGGAAGCGACGTAATCAGGGCGATGATGTTCTCCGAGCCCGAAAACATCCAAGCCAACCTGGTCGGCAAGCTCGATTTCTTCCAGCAGATTTTTCAATCGCCGCACGCCTTCAGGCCCGCGTCCATCAGCGGGGTTGGGGTCGACATCCGCGAAGGTGTAGAGACCGAGTTCCATGTCCGATACCTCTGTTTTCCGTTTCCCTGAGATAGGCACCCACCCTCCCCAAAACAAACGGGAAAATCTGGAACGGTCTCTTCGAAAAAATGGATGGAAGCGGTTTCTCCAGCGTTTCCCCCGTCACCCATCTTCCCGCAGGAGGCGTATACAGCGCATTCTTCAAATGCCGATTGCCAGCCGGGCCGGTTTGGGCATACGCTCGTCAATATATATGTGCGAGGTAATGCCGAGAGGGGAATGCATGCATCGGACAGTGATCGTAACAGGCTCTACAAGTGGAATCGGTCTTGCCATCGCCCAGGCGTTTGCCAAGGATGGAGCCAATGTGGTTTTGAATGGCTTCGGCGACGACGATGAAATCGAGGAGCTTCGCCTCCTGCTGGAGGCAGAGAGCGGTGGTCGCGTCCTCTATCATCCGGCGGACATGACACAGCCCGATGAAATTGCCGATCTCGTCAATTCCACGTTCGAGAAACTGGGCTCGATCGACGTGCTCGTCAACAACGCAGGTGTTCAGCACATTGCTCCGGTCGATGAGTTTCCGCCGGAAAAATGGGATGCGATCATCGCCATCAATCTGACGAGTTCCTTTCATACCATGCGTGCTGCGATACCCTTGATGAAAAAGGCTGGCAAAGGCCGCATCATCAACATCGCCTCGGCACATGGGCTTGTCGCCTCGCCGTTCAAATCCGCCTATGTCGCAGCCAAACATGGCATCATGGGGCTGACCAAAACGGCAGCGCTGGAGTTGGCGCAAACAGGCGTGACGGTCAATGCCATCTGCCCCGGCTACGTGCTGACGCCTTTGGTCGAAAAGCAGATACCCGAAATGGCAAAGGCGCGCGGGATCAGCGAAGAGTCCGTCAAGAACGATGTGATGCTGGAACTGCAGGCCATCAAGGAATTCGTCACGGTCGAGGATGTCGCGGCTACAGCGCTGTTTCTGGCGAGCGATGCTGCCAACCACATCACGGGTACACATATTTCTGTCGACGGCGGATGGACGGCGCAATAATCAGCCGATTTTATTTCCATTTCAGAAATAATGAATTTCCGAAACGGAAATCGATCTCCACCCGCAGGCGTGCATAGATGATGAGACAGGAACCGGCGATTTGCCGGGCAACGAAGCAAGGCAGTGCATGAACGACGCAATCAGTTTCATCCTCAACAACGAAACCGTTTCGTTGAAGGATTTTGGACCAACCGACACGCTTCTTGATTACCTTCGGCTCTCCAGACGGCTGACAGGCAGCAAGGAAGGCTGTGCGGAAGGTGACTGCGGCGCATGTACGGTCTTGGTCGGGCGGTTGCTCGATGGCTCGCTGCGATATGAAAGCGTCAATGCCTGCATTCGCTTTCTGGGCTCGCTGCATGGCACCCATATCGTGACGGTAGAGCATCTCGCCGCGCGTGACGGCACGCTGCATCCCATCCAGCAGGCCATGGTGGATTTCCATGGTTCGCAATGCGGTTTCTGCACGCCGGGCTTTATCATGTCGCTTTACGGCCTGTGGCTTTCGGCTGAAAATCCATCACGTGCGGATATCGAAAAGGCCCTGCAAGGCAATCTCTGTCGATGCACGGGCTACGAGCCGATCGTCCGCGCCGCGGAAAAGATCGCGGCAGCCCGCCCCAGTGCGCTTTTCGATCCGCTACAGCGCGATCGTACCGACATCATGGCACGTCTTTGGGCCATCCGGACCAATGAAACCATCGTCGTTACCAAGGGCGACGACCGCACCATCATTCCGGCAACGCTCTCATCGCTGATCGATCTCTATGCCGCCGAACCGAAAGCAACCATCGTTGCCGGCTCTACCGATGTCGGCCTGTGGGTGACGAAGCAGATGCGGGCGCTGAACCCGGTCATTTTCATCAACAATCTGTCCGAATTGCAGACCGTGACGGTCGATGGCGAGGGCATCACGTTGGGCGCTGGCGTCACTTACAGCCAGGCCTTCAAGACCATTGCGGATCATGTTCCGCCGCTTGCCCGACTGTTCGACCGGATCGGAGGTGAGCAGGTGCGCAATATGGGCACGATTGGCGGCAATATCGCCAATGGTTCGCCGATCGGCGATACGCCGCCAGCATTGATCGCGCTCGGCGCCATTCTGACATTGCGCTCCTCATCGGGTGCACGCACCATACCGCTCGAAAGCTACTTCATCGAATACGGCAGGCAGGACAGATTGAGCGGCGAATTCGTCGAAAAACTCCTCATTCCGCTTCCTAAGGCGGAAAGCCGCTATGCCGTCTATAAGATCTCGAAGCGGCGTGACGAAGACATTTCTGCCCTGTGCGCCGCCTTCAATCTCATCCTGGATGCAGACGGCAGCGTCGAAGATATCCGCATCGCCTTCGGTGGCATGGCGGGCACGCCCAAACGAGCGGCCCATCTGGAAGCCGCTTTGCTGGGAAAACCATGGACGCAGGAGACGATCGAGGCTGCCCGCGATACGCTGGACGAGGATTTCCAGCCGTTGACCGACTGGCGCGCGACAGCCGAATACCGGCAACTGACGGCTAAGAACCTGCTGACGCGCTTTTTCCTTGAGACAAGCGGAGCAAAGCAGGAATTGAACCGTTTTGCGCTGGAAGACGCATAAACGCGAAGGATTGACACAGATGGACACGACCACCTTCGACAAGACCAAAACAAAGATCGATGGCCCGATGCATGCGTCGCTGCGGCACGATTCCGCCCATAAGCATGTCACCGGCACCGCCGAATATATTGATGATATTCCAGAACCCGCCGGTTTGATCCATGGCGCGCTTGGCATGGCCGACCGCGCCCACGCAGAAATCGTTTCGATGGATCTTTCCGAGGTCGAAGCGATGCCTGGCGTCATCTGGGTGATGACAGGCAAGGACGTACCGGGCGAAAATGACGTGTCCTCCGGTGGTCGCCACGACGAGCCGTTGCTCGCAGAAAAACTG
Coding sequences within it:
- a CDS encoding DUF2026 domain-containing protein, giving the protein MLIKQSDYHRIYRVINSLLINENADPATACMYFSTFGAFILQQQYKIKAVPKGGLAAYNLGGTLILFGDHREDGYVTGAGENFHCWVEADGWAIDFMAPAFSESAKHLSVPSKMFQRPLSSMATSINDLGQSGDFFYKVEPEAMGQRFADWHKHGMIGDLASIAAGWFRKSPKQMQSEISVSDSNGKSTTIPLTGNGLSGAW
- the der gene encoding ribosome biogenesis GTPase Der: MNFTVAIVGRPNVGKSTLFNRLVGKKLALVDDTPGVTRDRRPGEAKLVDLRFTIIDTAGLEQSGPETLQGRMWAQTEAAIEEADVSLFVVDAKAGLTPADETLAEMLRRRGKPVVLVANKSEARGSDGGFYDAFTLGLGDPCPISAEHGQGMIDLRDAIVAAIGEDVAFPPEVDEAETNIVLSHNEFGDEDDEDEEPVYDDTKPLRVAIIGRPNAGKSTLINRFLGEDRLLTGPEAGITRDSISVEWDWRGRTIKMFDTAGMRRKAKVTEKLEKLSVADSLRSIRFAETVVIVFDSTIPFEKQDLQLVDLVIREGRAAVLAFNKWDLVEDPQAYLADLREKTERLLPQARGIRAVPISGQTGYGLDRLMQNIIDTDKVWNRRISTARLNRWLDAQTTQHPPPAVSGRRLRLKYMTQVKARPPAFMISCTRPEAIPESYTRYLVNGLRKDFDMPGVPIRVHYRGSDNPFEGKAKKKR
- a CDS encoding tetratricopeptide repeat protein; this translates as MANENDTFIREVNEQIRSERLSNFWGRYGIVVVGSAVLIVLGAAGAGIYEYWNTSRASNSGDQFLAALKLASENKTDEALKAFTDLETSGHGNYPVLAKFRSATLLSQKGDAAGAIAAFTDIGNDTSAPQVFRDTAKVRAAWLLVDNGTYDQVAALAEPLSGEAQTMRASAREALGLSAYKAGDFAKAKQWFEQIVTDAQAPRNVTNRAQIMLDNITASGKAS
- a CDS encoding NnrU family protein; its protein translation is MLFFVLCLIFFFLTHSLSVIAPGFRASMIARLGQGPFRGLYSLVSLLAIVLLVYGFGEARQETGMLWYPPIWMSHIALTLMLLSMICLVASLLPAGHIATKSKHPLVLAVKIWALAHLLANGETSSILLFASFLAWGVVLRISLKRRERAGEKVVRPFVSGRYDIIAVIGGVALWAAFIFKLHEWLIGVQPLAM
- a CDS encoding polysaccharide deacetylase family protein, which translates into the protein MISRFAAISLSFCIAAPAFAQVDEKPKQLVIVSFDGAGDNTLWDRSRATAKETGAHFTYFLACTLVMDRKTSAKTYQAPGQKAGRSNVGFGQSIDDVETRLRNIWTASQEGHEIGNHTCGHFDGGQWTTEQWDAEFTTFTSTLENAWQMIGKKGEEPEGWRDMVRKINGFRAPYLSQGEALTAAQKKHGFVYDATSITKGPEWPVEREGIEHFGLPLIPEGPSNRPIIGMDYNLFVRHSIGVETPDRSKEFEERAYTAFRNAFNKQYNGERIPLQLGFHFVKMNGGAYWNAFERLLREVCKKDDVACVSYAQAMPMIEARQKHKTEG
- the sbmA gene encoding peptide antibiotic transporter SbmA, producing MFHSFFPKPKLFFTSAALWTVVCIAVWYSIGPQLGAALGMPPLAPGETAPLGIAYFFSRDNVWFYLYFTIFVAIFGVTWQILAKDHPWTNWSIWGSAFIIFIAYFAVQVSVAINNWRGPFFDLFQRALEGQPGIEASQFYALQLRFLEIGMVGVAMNVTTAFFTSHYVFRWRTAMNDFYLSKWDKLRHIEGASQRVQEDTMRFASIVEGLGVVLINSVMTLVVFLPLLFQMSAHVTELPFLGAIPHSLFWLALLWSVFGTVLLAVVGIKLPGLQFRNQRVEAAFRKELVYGEDHGDRAQPPTMRELFANVRKNYFRMYWHYLYFNVARYTFGQLDAIILTFMLIPTIVAAKITMGVWQQIATAFGQVSDSFQYLVSSWSTIIELLSIRKRLVAFEAAIDDQPLPDIDERYLQREAEEGEMAANRP
- a CDS encoding MFS transporter yields the protein MTSSDHISNRRLVALGFSGALMMASAMGFGRFSFTPILPGMMADIPLSASDAGVIAAGNFAGYLAGAILAAYSWAEGRERLVALSGLLATGVLLFAMAVFDSVAAFTVIRFLAGLASAFTMIFTSQIVIGHAMQAGKDHIQALHFGGVGAGIAISSLVVYLIGVVFHGSGASWRQEWVAGAIFTFATLVIVWRVLPAGPPRHASAAAEPPLQWKRPLVLTTLAYGLFGFGYVITATFIVAIARMASAGAFVEFLAWFVTGCAAAISLFLWKPVLKAQGLKRAFVIVLAVEAVGVLGSVMLPPVAGVLTGGLLLGLTFMVITAYGLQLGREFAAGSPRRAFAFMTAAFGTGQIIGPLAAGWIAEATGNFTAPSILATCILGVSILLMLPVLAADARR
- the map gene encoding type I methionyl aminopeptidase; translated protein: MVISTDEELEMLKDVGRVCALAMQTMADALEPGITTAELDAIGRKVLEDNGAQSAPEFCYQFPGATCISVNEEVAHGIPGPRIIKAGDLVNIDVSAVKNGFFGDTGSSFAVPPVKKEIERLCRDGKRAMWTGLQQVKTGRPFADIGNAIGSFAKKNRYTLITNLASHGIGRSLHEEPKELATWPDKAERRIMQEGVVFTVEPFLSMGAYWAEDGDDDPWTLFSDPSAPTVQYEHTVVATKNGPLVLTLVE
- a CDS encoding LLM class flavin-dependent oxidoreductase; its protein translation is MELGLYTFADVDPNPADGRGPEGVRRLKNLLEEIELADQVGLDVFGLGEHHRPDYVASSPSTVLAAAAVKTKNIRLTSAVSVLSSDDPVRVFQQFSTVDLLSNGRAEIMAGRGSFIESYPLFGYNLEDYDELFTEKLDLLLALREQEVISWSGAKRAPINGRGVYPRPLQEKLPVWIAVGGTPQSVARAGAMGLPVALAIIGGEYRRFAPLFDLYYEAARRAGQDKTKLRTSINVHGFIADTTEKAADQFYGPQAEVMNRLGRERGWGPTSRAHFDAARGAEGNLFLGEPEQVAEKIIKAHGLFKNDRFLLQMAIGLMPHDQIMRGIELYGTKVAPIVRKELTGSADPVKATA
- a CDS encoding 3-hydroxybutyrate dehydrogenase, whose translation is MHRTVIVTGSTSGIGLAIAQAFAKDGANVVLNGFGDDDEIEELRLLLEAESGGRVLYHPADMTQPDEIADLVNSTFEKLGSIDVLVNNAGVQHIAPVDEFPPEKWDAIIAINLTSSFHTMRAAIPLMKKAGKGRIINIASAHGLVASPFKSAYVAAKHGIMGLTKTAALELAQTGVTVNAICPGYVLTPLVEKQIPEMAKARGISEESVKNDVMLELQAIKEFVTVEDVAATALFLASDAANHITGTHISVDGGWTAQ